The following coding sequences lie in one Schistosoma mansoni strain Puerto Rico chromosome 3, complete genome genomic window:
- a CDS encoding putative myocyte-specific enhancer factor 2a, with protein sequence MGRKKILIKKITDERNRQVTFTKRKLGLMKKAYELSILCDCEIALIVFTSSQKLFQYASSDMDKILLRYTEFNEPHESKTNRDIAELINRKEGKFSYLSDGDAVSNNNDPFFSNTTDQLSEADVSIRTGTKTPITSSVSMALEFPGSISDIPKHIPGITHSVTPESITDQHMNATYAPSSSMHFTTSAEREKKAENLMYHEQDTTSGVVIGESRVNELCREIILDDETNQPFNSDLRSSSRNHIPQIHFGSQEFSTHNRGSSLIDPNMKSIVSSDHLSSFRPENIQNFRSEVQDCFNNNLLSALSIGNQNTDNFGNRPATSAHLSPGSFSEPSSYATQRSSLTSSRRIKRPVFEPYDEYFYPKTSPNIESRSRSPILPLKQTTVSPPTSYCDSNRVTHLPLSKHLNITSWEGNQTPAIADSSRPNQSELYNNSFNLSSTSPSNRQLLSGSYDRNLSSCSNLKCKDDPYVTLIRDTQNSSHNLQTSSSTPSMQERFSHFPVIHESIASLNSCKIQQQPPQQLQNPPNILDDEIGVGSIPSNQRSFKPDQFIESVPSPELLLFLSSNSNNLKTNTATAPMTTTVSDLAHPSYDLQSYSSSKMCVRTNKSKMHFPDSFGQLPFSQPNNPCLELLSFDKPDEPPANSPVEFLSNPLKRVRHL encoded by the exons ATGGGTCGCAAAAAAATACTCATCAAGAAGATTACAGACGAACGAAATCGTCAG GTTACATTCACGAAACGTAAATTGGGTTTGATGAAAAAAGCATACGAGTTGAGTatattgtgtgattgtgaaatAGCTTTAATTGTATTTACGAGTTCACAAAAGTTGTTTCAATATGCTAGTTCAGATATGGACAAAATTTTATTACGATATACTGAATTCAATGAACCACATGAATCAAAAACCAATAGAGATATAGCAGAA tTGATCAACCGTAAAGAAGGCAAATTCTCTTACTTATCGGATGGTGATGCagtcagtaataataatgatccgTTTTTTTCAAATACAACTGATCAGTTAAGTGAAGCTGATGTTTCTATACGAACAGGAACTAAAACACCGATTACTTCATCTGTTTCAATGGCACTGGAATTTCCTGGATCAATATCAGACATACCA AAACATATTCCTGGTATAACACATTCTGTTACACCTGAGAGTATAACTGACCAACATATGAACGCTACATACGCGCCAAGTTCATCAATGCATTTCACTACATCTGCTGAACGAGAAAAGAAAGCTGAGAATTTGATGTATCACGAACAAGATACTACTAGTGGAGTAGTAATAGGTGAATCTCGTGTTAACGAGTTATGTCGAGAGATTATATTAGATGATGAAACAAATCAACCTTTCAATTCAGATCTACGTTCTAGTTCTAGAAATCATATCCCTCAAATACATTTCGGATCTCAAGAGTTTTCAACTCATAATCGGGGATCGTCTTTAATAGATCCTAATATGAAATCTATTGTATCAAGTGATCATTTGAGTTCATTTCGTCCGgaaaatattcaaaattttCGAAGTGAAGTTCAAgattgttttaataataatctTTTGTCGGCACTATCAATTGGTAATCAAAATACAGATAATTTCGGTAATCGCCCAGCTACCAGTGCACATTTAAGTCCTGGTTCTTTTTCAGAACCATCAAGTTATGCAACACAGCGTTCTTCACTTACTTCATCGAGACGTATTAAAAGGCCTGTTTTTGAACCTTATGATGAGTATTTTTATCCCAAAACTTCTCCAAACATAGAATCGAGATCGCGTTCCCCTATTCTACCTTTGAAACAAACAACTGTTTCACCTCCTACTAGCTATTGTGATTCAAATCGTGTAACACATCTGCCACTCAGCAAGCATTTAAATATAACATCATGGGAAGGCAATCAAACACCCGCAATAGCAGATTCAAGCAGACCTAATCAGTCAGAACTATATAACAATTCCTTTAATTTATCCTCAACATCACCATCCAATAGACAGTTATTATCCGGTTCATATGATCGTAATCTTTCTTCATGTTCTAATCTCAAGTGTAAAGATGACCCGTACGTTACTCTTATAAGGGATACACAAAATTCATCTCATAATTTACAAACCTCATCCAGTACTCCGTCTATGCAGGAGAGATTTAGCCATTTCCCTGTTATTCATGAATCTATAGCCTCATTAAATTCGTGTAAGATACAACAGCAACCACCACAACAACTTCAGAATCCCCCAAATATTCTGGATGATGAAAT CGGTGTTGGTAGTATACCGTCAAACCAAAGATCATTTAAACCAGATCAGTTTATTGAGTCTGTACCTAGTCCGGAATTATTACTATTCCTTTCATCCAATAGtaataatttgaaaacaaaTACAGCAACAGCGCCTATGACAACAACAGTTTCAGATTTAGCCCATCCTTCTTATGATTTACAGTCATATTCTTCGTCAAAGATGTGTGTACGCACAAATAAGTCAAAAATGCATTTCCCAG ATTCTTTTGGACAACTTCCTTTTAGTCAACCCAACAATCCTTGTCTGGAGCTTTTATCATTTGATAAACCAGATGAACCACCTGCAAACTCTCCGGTTGAATTTTTGTCTAACCCTCTTAAACGTGTGCGCCACCtttga